One Microbacterium keratanolyticum DNA window includes the following coding sequences:
- a CDS encoding glycosyltransferase family 4 protein, producing MSRPERGQEGLNLHIYPSTLEGASRLRKISSSVQRESAFSETHVVGMRRGDLPTEEQVAPDVRFIRLAGTKRTGNLGRILKTLLWQPRVFLTYRRQNVAVVAAHSVWVLPMCAALASSTGAALVYNPHELETETVAMRGLKRWVAQRIERRLVRKASVVTTVNGSIAQWYADAYDIPTPIAVTNIPEDDGSTTDLRADLGIPEDALLFVHTGNLAPGRNIPLLLEAFPDRPDRHLVFVGDGPLKGLVTEAAARQRNIHQVPPVGPFSVVGAMRSADVGVSLMEGDSLSQQYCSPNKFYESLCAGVPPLATKLVELRRVLGPHADRWTVAPEIDALRAWIDEITREDIAQFRATPPVVGSWDDQVAPMVRRYQELALERGNARARQRVSN from the coding sequence ATGAGTAGACCCGAGCGTGGGCAGGAGGGGCTGAATCTTCATATCTACCCGTCGACGCTCGAAGGGGCGAGCCGTCTGCGCAAGATCTCGAGCAGCGTGCAGCGCGAGAGCGCGTTCTCTGAGACGCACGTCGTCGGAATGCGTCGCGGAGATCTGCCGACGGAGGAGCAGGTCGCACCGGATGTGCGCTTCATCCGGCTCGCGGGCACCAAGCGCACGGGCAACCTTGGTCGGATCCTCAAGACTCTGCTCTGGCAGCCTCGTGTGTTCCTGACCTATAGGCGACAGAACGTCGCCGTCGTCGCCGCGCACAGCGTGTGGGTGCTGCCGATGTGTGCAGCGCTCGCGTCATCGACCGGGGCAGCTCTGGTCTACAACCCGCACGAACTCGAGACCGAGACTGTGGCGATGCGCGGACTCAAGCGCTGGGTGGCTCAGCGGATCGAGCGCCGGCTCGTTCGGAAAGCCAGCGTCGTCACAACCGTGAACGGCTCTATCGCGCAGTGGTACGCGGATGCATACGACATCCCGACCCCGATCGCGGTCACGAACATTCCTGAGGACGACGGCTCAACGACCGACCTGCGCGCGGATCTCGGCATTCCCGAAGACGCGCTGCTCTTCGTCCACACAGGGAACCTCGCCCCCGGACGCAACATTCCGCTGCTGCTTGAGGCGTTCCCCGATCGTCCTGACCGCCATCTTGTCTTCGTCGGGGATGGGCCCCTCAAGGGGCTCGTCACGGAGGCGGCCGCGCGGCAGCGCAACATCCATCAGGTTCCGCCTGTGGGCCCCTTCTCGGTCGTCGGTGCGATGCGCAGCGCGGATGTCGGCGTCAGCCTCATGGAAGGCGACAGCCTTTCCCAGCAGTACTGCTCTCCGAACAAGTTCTACGAGTCGCTGTGCGCGGGCGTGCCTCCGCTGGCGACCAAGCTGGTCGAGCTGCGTCGGGTCCTCGGCCCGCACGCGGATCGCTGGACTGTCGCGCCGGAGATTGATGCCCTCCGAGCCTGGATCGACGAGATCACCCGTGAGGACATCGCGCAATTCCGTGCGACGCCGCCTGTGGTTGGAAGCTGGGACGATCAGGTGGCCCCGATGGTGCGGCGGTACCAAGAACTGGCCCTTGAGCGGGGCAACGCGCGAGCACGACAGCGCGTATCGAACTGA
- a CDS encoding acetyltransferase encodes MAEPLIIIGAGGFGRETLDVVEAINAAADQPVWDVIGVVDDAPSERHLSRLTARGYSHLGSLAEVEAPEKCAYIVAIGSPAVRSQIAERVDAVGGRWATLVHPTAVVGSRPSLGAGTVVCSGVLVSTNVRLGAHTHLNPGAIIGHDSELGDFVSVNPGAVVSGEVIVEERVLVGASATILQGLRIGTDAVVGASACVTRDVASGTTVVGVPARPFHGGVDTQNLDGEE; translated from the coding sequence ATGGCTGAGCCGCTCATCATCATCGGCGCCGGGGGCTTCGGCCGCGAGACCCTCGACGTGGTCGAGGCGATCAACGCCGCGGCGGATCAGCCGGTCTGGGACGTCATCGGCGTGGTCGACGATGCCCCCAGCGAGCGGCACCTCTCCCGTCTGACGGCGCGGGGCTACTCGCACCTGGGAAGCCTCGCCGAGGTGGAGGCTCCTGAGAAGTGCGCGTACATTGTCGCGATCGGATCGCCTGCCGTGCGCTCGCAGATCGCAGAGCGCGTCGACGCCGTCGGCGGCCGATGGGCGACTCTTGTCCACCCCACCGCTGTGGTCGGCTCCCGGCCCTCGCTCGGCGCGGGGACGGTAGTGTGTAGCGGCGTGCTGGTGTCGACGAACGTCCGTCTCGGCGCTCATACGCATCTGAATCCCGGCGCGATCATCGGCCATGATTCCGAGCTGGGGGACTTCGTCTCGGTGAATCCGGGAGCAGTCGTCTCCGGTGAGGTGATCGTGGAGGAGCGCGTGCTGGTCGGCGCGTCGGCGACGATCCTGCAGGGACTCAGGATCGGCACCGATGCCGTGGTCGGCGCAAGCGCGTGTGTGACGCGTGATGTGGCGTCGGGAACGACGGTTGTCGGGGTGCCGGCACGCCCCTTCCATGGGGGCGTCGATACGCAGAATCTGGATGGAGAAGAGTGA